Below is a window of Bos indicus isolate NIAB-ARS_2022 breed Sahiwal x Tharparkar chromosome 19, NIAB-ARS_B.indTharparkar_mat_pri_1.0, whole genome shotgun sequence DNA.
CTTTAAGTTCATAGAGGGTATGAGTGGGGGGAGCAATgaggggaggcagagggcaggacCCAGCTGGTTCCCTCCGGCAGCCCCTGGCCCCAGGATGGGGGGGGGTCAACGCCCAACCCTGGTCCCCTCACCCCTCACGAAACCCCAGATGGGCCAGGCCTCTGGAACGGCACTGCCGCCCCGCACACTCACACGCAGGCACACTCAGTTACCACAATGTTAAAATTAAGGagtggaagagaggagaggaaaaaaaaaaagattagacttTTCCAGTGTTTGCTGCTGGGGACCCCGGGAACACAGGTTGGGGCCTGTGCCCTAGCTGGGGCCGTTTGGCATTGGAGGAGAGAGCAGCAGGGGGCTGGTGGCTACAGGGTGGGGACATCCACAGGTATTATGTACAAGGGGGGATGCCCCCCCCGCTCAGCCCCCAGGAGGGCTGGACTGGCTCATGGGGGTGGGGTGCATCAGGGGAGCTGCCCCACTTGGAGTGTCCCCACCCAACCCTTGGCTGAGGGTGCCCCCGAGGGCATGGGGTTGGGAGTGCCGCCTTGCAGGCCCCTGCACGCTAGAGGGGTAGGGGGGCTATGTACAGGGAGGGGTGCATGGAATGTGGGGGCAGAAGCTCCTGCCACCTCACCTCCCCATCCTTGGGGGCTCAAGGGGGACGGGCACCAGGGCACCTGGCTGCCGGGAACAGTGGCAGCGCTAAGGGCACTTGGGCCGGCGGctcggtgggggtggggatgagtgTCTGGAGTGGCCCAGCTCCCACGGCCAGTGAGGTCCCAGGGTGCGGGTGAGGGTTTGGGGACAGTGGTCACTGCTTCTTCTCGCGGGTGGTGATGGTGACCAGCTGCTTGGCGGCCTTGGCGATGTCGTAGGCGCACTGGATCACCTGCTGAGTCAGCAGCTGGAAGTCCACGGGAGCGCCAGGCTCTGGGGGCACCGTCTTCCGGCACTCGCTCTGCAGCCGGTAGGCGCTGGCGTTGAGCAGCCGCAGCGAGCTtcgcacaggctccagggcgggCCTCTGTGGAGGAGTCGGGCCTTGGACGTCAAACCAACCACGAGCCATGATGGGACCCCGAGggtccagggatccaaccaggccaGTGCCGTCAGACTCTCCACACCCGCCCCACCCTGAGgcacccccgccccctccaggTCCCCTCTCTGGCCCCTGTACCTTCGGGAAGAGAGAGGCCATCTCAGTCACAGCCAAATGGATCTTCTCTGAGCAGGGCACGAAGCTGGGCAGTGGGGGGGAGGGCAAGTGAGGGAAGGGTCCCAGGACAGCACAGCACTGGTCCCTCCCTTGTCTTCTGCAACACCCCAGAGGCCCGCGTGAGCCTCTGCCCACCTCTATACCTGTCATGCTTGAATTCCTGGGCCGCCCGCAGTAACTCCTGAATGTTCTTGGTGACCTGCTCCGTCTTCAGGATGACATCCTCCGTGCTGGGAAGCCCAGGGTCGAGGTCGCCATCCAGGCTTTCCAGCTCCGGGTGGAAGTCCTCTTCCTTGCCCAGCTCCAGAAACCTCTTCCCTTCCAGGCTGGGGTtagagagggaggaggattcCAGCCGTGAGTGAGGGCCCTTGCAGACACCCTCACGGACGCTCAGGGGCCACCATCCCCTTTCCCCACGGAGCCTCACCCCAGCAGCGGGTCCCCACTTTGTGTGTTCTCATAGTCACTGTCTGCGCCGCTGCCGTGGCGGGAGAGCTTGCTCTGGAGGGCACAGGGCCGGGGTTGGCAGGTCAGGGGTGTGTTTGCAGACCCCCGTCACCTCACCAGCACACCTCTCTCTTTCAGCCCGTCCCTCCCTTGGGCCCTGGGGATGCTCGTTACCGTGTGGCGGCTTCCTTCCTGGGAGCACGAcagcagtggggaggagggagtgaaGGGCACAGCTGAGGCCGACACCCCCTTCCGGATCTGAAACCCAGGCAGGGCTGGAGTcagtctcctcctccccacccccctgcctTTCGGCTTCCCTTCAGCGAGGCTGGGACCGTGTGTGTCCGGTCACCCTGTGCCCAGTGTCCCGCACAGAGCCTGGCATCCGCTGGGGCCACCTATTTGTGGGAATGGACCCACTTCCCAGGCCCTGCTTACCCGGTAAAGGCCAGCAGGGACGTGCACTGAATAGATGGCGTCGTCCTCCAGCTCCTGGGGGTGGCACAGGGGGGTCACAGGGGGCCTTGTGCTGGTCCCaaccctgtccccaccccaccccccctgGGGCCCGCAGGCGGCTCACGGTGCTGTGGAAAGGCTGGAGCCGGGTGGTGAGCTCGTCCCCGGGCGGGACCCCAAAGGGCTTCAGGGCAGAGCCTGGTTCATACATGGAAAAGGCCTGGCGGTCCCTGCGGTGGGTGCTCCCGCCAGGCCCCACGGGTGCGTGCTCAGCTCGCTCGCTGGGGAGGGGGGGTGTGGGCATCGGCCCTGGTGGCTGCCGGATCTGCAGGTTCTCGGCCTGCAGCTTGTGGATCTGAGAGTGAGAGGGGTGTCAGAAACCCCGGGCAGCACCGCCGCCTCCCGGAGCGtgcctcttccccacccagcgggCCCGGGagccccctcctcacctccctctGCAGCCTCCGGAGCTCATCACTCAGGCTGCTATTGACCTTCATGAGCTGCTGCACCTTGGCCTCGGAAGCAGCCAGGGCCTTTTTCAGCTCCAGGTACTCTTGCAGCGTCACAGCCCCGTCTGACAGGTCTGAGGAGTCCATGCTCTGCAGAGGGAGATGGGCCAGTCAGCCCCCTCGTTGCCGCTAGGGCCCCAGGATATGAGgagtgtgggggggggggtgtcggGGTGGCTCTCGGACCCGAGCTCTGTTGTTCCGCGTGGCACCAGCACTGCGCAGGGGCTCCTGGTCTGTGTCCTCGTCCGAGGCCACGCTGTCGTAGTCGTGCTGGTCGTCCAGGTCACTCTGGCCCCGCGTGGACAGCTCGAGGTTGTCTGAGGGCACAGGCTTGTCACTCAGGGCCCCGGGCCGCAGCCTGTGCACCGCGCCACCCGGGAGGGAGCGCACCCTGGAGCGGCGCCCGTGCCCTTCCCACCTGTGGGGCTGCCCAGGCTCTTGCCCTGCTGTCTCCTCTTGGCCTCGCTGAGGATGTCGATGATCAAGGTGGCAAACTCCCGGGCGTTAAAGCGGGCCAGCTTCTGTCGcccctgggagggaggcagggccggGCTGGTGTGAGGAGGCCCATGTGGCTGATGCGAGACGTTGGGGACAAAGCAGCCAGGCCATCCAAGGAGCCCAGCCCAGGGTGATACAAACGTGGAGGGCCTGGGGGGAGCTCTCAGAGGCTGGGCAGTGCCCAGGGGCTGCTCACCGAGGGCTCAAAAGAACTGCCTCCTCCCCATTCCCACATCCCGGAGCCAGAGGCCAGGGCGAGCCAGAGGCGAGGGCAAGGCCTCGGCCAGGAGTGGGGAcgagcagcaaacaatggcctgCCTGCCGGAAGGGAAGGGCAGGGCCCTGCAGTGGTGACCCAGCAAGGGAAGAGATGGCCCCAGGCCCCATCCAGCCAGCTCACCTGATTCCGTGTGGCTGAGTACTCGGGGTTCACTGGCAGGAAGGGCACGGCGCTGCGCTCGGTCACCAGGGTGCTGTGGTTCTGGGTCGCCAGCCAcactgtgggggaggggcaggggcggaCTGTCCACGGGGGCTGGGCCCGCGGGACAGGCCGGGGCAGGAGGGCCAGAGCACCGCCTTCTGAGCTCCTTCCCAGGCCCGAAGGGCCCCCAACACTGGTACTCAGAACACAAGTAGTTTGGGCCAGGGAAAGGCAGGGCGAGGCCAGCTGGGGACTGACAACAGAAGAGACTCCCTCCCGCCTCTGGGCTGGAATCTGCTATAGCCAggaaggagggatggaggggCGGAGCAGGGCTCGGGAGAGAGCCAGAAAGGGCGGCCGCTGGGCGGAGAGGAGCCCCAGTccaaggggctggggagaggagcaGGCTGGCTGCCTCCAGCTTGGCAGCTCTGCCCACTGGCTGGGGCCGCTGGGCTCCCAGCTGGCGGGGCTCACGGGCAGGCCTGCCAAGCAGACCAAGCCAGGCACCTCTTCCTAGTCCTGGCGAAAGAGCCACCCAGGTACCAGCCCTCCCTGACTGGCAGGGCCTCCATCCCCTCTGCCGAAGACTTCCATGCCCTCCTGGCTCACCAGCGTCATTTTCCCTTCGATCCACCTCGTCATACACGTCCATGGCTAGTTCCTCAAAAAGCCGGTTGCTGAGctggaggcagagaaggggacccGGGCCCTGTCAGTTCAGCCAGCCCCAGTGCCCACCGAGCCAGTGCCCCAGGGCCTTGTACGATGTGGCAACGACTTGTGTTCCCCAGCTCTCCCCCCGTCTCAACTGGAAACCAGGGTGGACAGGGGTCTGTCTGCCCAGCTCTGAggtgggagaaagagggagacCAGGGCAGACAGTTAGTGCCCCTGAGGGTAGAGACTCAGGAAGTCCCCTGGGAGCCATAGGAGGGCAGAGTCAGAGTCACAGACGaacagtgggaggtgggagacagGAGACTGGGGAGACTAGAGGGTGGGGCAGTCACAGGAACAGAGGGTCAGGGATGGGGGCTCCCTGTCTGAGCAGACTCACCGCCTGCAGCTTCTTCTTGGCAGCTTTGGCCAACTCGGACAGGTCCAGGCTGTAGACGAAGGAGGGAGATGGgcacagggaggaggggagaggccaGATATGAGAGGCAGCCAGGCCCCTGCCAGTGACCTCCCAAACATGCAGGGACCCCAGGGAGATGACACCCCAGGTGCTGCACATCAAGTGCCTCTctgccccgcccctcctccagggcctgccCCCGAGCAGGCACGTATACCTCTGAGACATGCACTTTTGCCGAGATCTAAGTccagaggaggcagcagaggaaagAACAGGACAAGGTGGCAATTACCCAGGAGCAAGGCACACAAACTCCCGCGCCAAACTCAGACCCAACTTCGTGCGCATGCCAGACCTGAGTGTACCAAACCCAGCTCGTCTTCCCCCAGCCCACTCCTCAGTGGTTGGCGTGACCCAGTCGCCCTGCACAAATGTCAGCTCCTAGGAGTGCCCTGCAGCCTCCTGCATCCTCAGGCCATGGCCAAGCCTTCCCAGGTgctgccatttcatcctcctgCCTGGTCTTTGGCAGCATTTTTCACCCATCTTCCTGCGTCCAGTCCTGCCCCTGCAATCCTCTATTCAGCCACAAGCCAGGGCATTGTGGATACATCCGGCTGCGCCATTCTGGCCTTAGAAACTTTTTCAATAATAGGGTATGTATGGCACACTTCAACAAAAAGctcactttaaaaatatgctaaggaattccctggtgatctagtggttagcatttagcactttcactgctgggtcctaggttctgtccctggctggggaatcaAAATCCTATAAGCCGTGTggcgtggcaaaaaaaaaaaacaaacccaaaagccTTAATGCTTTGCATGTACTATCTTATTTAATGTTAACAGCCCAGAAAGataactaaggctcagagaggttaaggagcCTGTCTGCACTTACACAGCCAGCCAGTGGCAGAGCAGACTCCACACCTCCATGTCAGAGCCCCTCTGCTCCCTCGACAGTCCCAACTCACGTCGGGGCTCAGCACCAGCCACTCTCTCCCCCCCACCTCTCGTCCAGTCCTGCTCCAGGGATTCCCTGCCTCTCCCATGCTCCAGCCTCATGGTCTGCCTGCAGCTCCTCGCACAGCACTCTCACGTCTGTGCCTCTGCCTCTCTGGCCGCACTCCCCACACAGGGCTGCAGTTGACTAGGGCCCTGGCCACCCTGTTGGGATGGTGATACCCCTAAGCACCCGGATCACGCTTGAGGTACCTCTGTGTTCCAGGGCCAACAACAGCTGGCCCCGCAAAGGTGCTCAGCTAGCATCTCATCGAGAACCCGCCTATGTGTGTTTACAACACACGAACACACAcaagcagacacacacaccaggCAGAGTCAGACCAGAGAAACAGGGGGAGTCTTGGGGGTCTCAGAACAGAGAAGATCGGGGGCTCGAGGGACCTGAGGGATCCAGGCCTGACTAGGGCTGTCTGCCCACGTGGGCTTCGGAGCAGGAGGGAGCCTCTCCAGATCCTGGCCAGCAAGCACAGCTCGGCCACAATGGGCAGCCACCAGGTGGCGCCAGCGCCCATCCTGCGCACGCGTCCCCCACTGCCTGGGCTCCTGGGGCCTCTCACACAAGGGGTGGACAACACCTCTCCTGGCCTtgtgcccccagcccctgccggATTTCTGAGCACAccacagaagcctggcagaaCCCCAAAGTTAGTCAAATTCCTGGGGTCCACCACGTTTTCACTGAAGAGCAAAAATCTGTTTAAAGATTTGACAGTTGGGGTCAGTGCCCCTAACAGAACCCAGAGTTCCTggtctgggggttggggggctgtTTCTTGCACTCAAGCCCTATGTGCTTGACAGCCATGGGGGTCAGGCTGTTGGCCACAGGCTGAGTGGACATTTCTTACCTGCCTTGGGGCCCAGCATTAGGGAGTGAAGACCAGACTGTGATAGGCTTGTGCTTCCAACCCCTgaaggggggtgggggcaggggtgcaaGGTCCCTAAAGCCTGAAGAGTTGGGGGGTGCGGGTTCTGAGGGTTGGGCATCCTCATGGCACCCAGCAGCCTCTGGGAAGGGGCATCAGGTGGGCACTCACCTGTCTGCCATCTGTGGGATGATGTAATGCCCATTCTTGTgatctgaataaaaataaaaatgctaagtCACTGGTGCTGGGTGGCCTCAGCAGCTAGAAGCCCACCCCATTGCCATGAGCAGGACTTGGCACCCAGAAGGgacaggggaagggaggagggcaggcTACCCCCAAGGGCCCTGGGAACTGGCTGCAGTTAtgcccacccccactccctaCCCCAACATGCTGCAGCCCAGAGCCTGCAGCGATTTCACAGGAGCCAGTTGCCTAGCAACACTGTTCCCCAGCGGGCTCTTGTCACCATGGCACCTGCTGCTGGGGTGTGTCTGGGTCCCACCTGCCTGGCCCTGCCAGGCCCGCCCCACACTCTGCTCACCCGGCTTGCGCCCACAGAGATAGAAGGCCAACCGGTCAGTGAGCTCGTACTGGCACTCGACTAGCCGTTCCGCCAGCTCATGGTGCCCCGCCTGCCTGTGGGGAGGTCACACGGCTCAGCCCTTCAGCAGCAGTCCATTGCCCACACCCAGCCAAGCCTCACCCTTTGGCTGGCCCTTACCTGGCATAATCAATGGGTGTACGGCCGTTAACATCTGGGGAGCCAGGGTCAGCCCCATACACCACAAGCAGCTCGGCCTGCAGCGTCTGACCTGCCTTGGCAGCCACATGCAGAGGTGTGGTGCCCTTTTCGGGGTGGAAGAAGTTGGCCTGGGCGCCCAGGGATAGCAGGCGCAGACATGTCTCCAGGTTGCCCGTTCGCACGCTTGAGTGCAGTTGCTGCAAGGAGCACAGTGTGCAGTAAATGGGTGTGtgcccccacctccccgccaCAGCACCTGGTCCAGGCCCCCGGGACTCTGGCCAGCTCCCAGGACCTGGCTGCAGGCAGGTTGTCAGGGAGGACTGAGGGCTGCACTTCATGCCCAGGAATCACAGCTGCAGTCAGTCACCACTGACCGACCGCGAGCATGCAGTACGCTCGGCTTAGAACAGACACTGTCCACGAGGTAGAtactctttcttttccattttacagatgagaaaatggaggctctGCCCAACGTTTTCTGGCTCTTGGGTGGCGGCTGGATGATTTTAGCCTTGCCGTGTGCACTTGGAGCAGAGGGGCCTTGATCGCACGTGGCCTGAGCGTGCAATCCTGTCCTTCCACTGTGCCCACTGTTCTCGCCTGACCTGGCTGCCTTGGGGACCTAGGGCTCAGTGGGGATGGCATCATGGGTGAGGATGGGTCCGGTCCCCTTCCAAGGTGCCCCACAAACCTTGCTGAGGTCTTTGGCGGTGACTCCGTCATCGTCCCGGCAGGGCAGCTTGTGCACAAAAGCCAGCATCTGGTACTTGGCCCTGATGAACTCGGACTTGATGGGGCTGCACGGGGCACGCAGGAGGAAACGGGGAGCAGAGTGGGAGAGGTCAGGCACCCGGCCACCTCCCAGGCTTGTGTCCTGACCACACGGCCGCAGCCCCCACCCCTCACGCCCAACTCACTGGACTTTGTCTTGGGGGTTGGCTTTACGCCGGCCGCTCTGCACCTGCGCGGGGTCCAGCAGGGAGTGCTCCCAGATGGAGTTGGCCCCGTTGCTGGCAAGCGTGTGCACCATCTGTGGGCAGGAGGCACCAGAGTGAGCATGCCCACTGTGTACCAGCAGACACCTCCGAGTCCCGGACTGGACGCGGCACCAACaggcctactgtgtgcctggcactgtcaCACCCCCAACCCAGTCTGGCCATCCAAGGATGTGGGTCCAGTTGAGCACTTCAGGGGTCGTGGTGGGTATGCTGAGGCTCTCAGCGGTTAAGCTCCATACTGCACGTTCAGGAGTGGCAGAGTTAGGGTGAACACCCAGGTCTGTGTGGCTCCAGTCCTGGTGGCCTTGTCTCTGTGCCCAGGCGGCAAGGGGCAGGACTAGGCTCTGCTGTGGGTGGGGGGCCCCAGGCAGCTGTGTGTGTGGGCACGGGGGAAGTGTGCCTGCGCTCAGCATGCCCTATGGTAAAGACAGGAAGCACCCCGGGTACCTGCAGCAGGGTGGGGGGCCAGGCGCTGTGGCGGAGGTGCTTGACAATGGAGATGTGGCGGCCCAGACTCCGGTGCACGCTGCAGCACTCGTCACACACCAGCACACCCCTGCTGATGGAGGCCCAGCCGGGGTCTGCGGGGTGAGCAGGGACAAGGGTCAGCCACAGCCAGACACGGCTGAGCCTCCCGAGCATGGCCCTGGACCTGCACTGTGCTTAGCTCTCCACGCACAATTTGCACACTCAGTCCCCTAAGGATTGGGGAGCTGGGCCACTGAGGAGGGCGCTGAGCTCTGAAGGAGGGCGGGAGGGACTCCCCGAAGGCTTGCTCCAGCGGCCACTTACGGAGCCAAGCCCTCTCCTACACGTCTCTGCCCCCTGGGGAGGTGTGGTCCCCAGGGCCTCCTCAGTGGGCACAGCTTCCTGTGCTGCAACCACTGGTGCCAGGACCacagtccttctccagggaacaagACTGCTGCCCTAGCCCTGCCCCTGGGAGGCAAGAGTCCCCAACGACTGCATGCCACACCCCCAGAGACACTCCTGTGTCCGGACCGGTGCCACAACTCTCCGCACCCAGGCTTCTTTTGGAGTCACTGGCCCACCTGTCTGACCCATCACACCCTCCAGGGGTGCCCGCGTCTGCCCTCACCTGGGCAGTAAGAGGCCTTTTCATGGCAGCCTCCCACAACCATCACTGATGGGTGAGCTGGAGCCCCACTTAAGGGGGATGGAGGGGGCAAAGGAACTAAAACTGCCCGAGCACCCACTGGGGACCAGTTGGATTTGCCATCAGTATGGCGCCTCTAACAACTGTCAGGCAAGGCGGGAAATACTAACCCGCTTCACTGACAAGGAACCCGTGTCTCGGAGATGTTAGGGTGCTTAGTCAAGGCCACCCAGCTCATGAGGGGGATTGCTGGGATGTGAACCCAGGTATTTAGATGTCCACACCAGCTGCTCTTGCAGCCCCGAAGTGGGTGACCCCAAGTGGGCAAGAGCCCTGGGAGTCACTCTCTACTCTTTGAGAAGTGAGCTTTGCAAGcaagcagagggaccagagaaggGTGGGAGCTCCTGGGGTCCTTCTCAAGGGCAGCAGAGATgcctcccaccccaggcccctTGCGGGAGGGGGAGGAGACAGCTGCATACAGCTCAGGCTGCAGAAAGGTCATGGGGAGAAAGCAGCCATTGTGTGTGGCCGgagagtgggggcagggagccaCTCTCCCAGGACTCTCCGCTCTGCCCAGCCCCCTGCCCGTCTCAGAAGCCCCATCctggggggttgggtggggggctGGCTCTCTGCCTTGCCCCTAGTGCTCAAATTGTCCACAGTGGTCCCcactgggggaggggacaggctaGGGGTGATGAGAGCCTCTCTAAGCAGAAGGCAGTTCTCAGGCCCCTCCCTGCGAGGACGTCCATCAGCACTCCCCAGGgctgtgaggaaactgagtcagcgCAGCCTGAGCTGCGATGGTGTCTTCTCTGCAGCACAGaaacaggaagaggaaggagcAGCCCCGCTCTCTGGGTCTGGGTTTTAGGGATCTGCCCCCAAAACAGGGCAGAGGGGTGCAGCAGGTGCCCCCACCCAGCTTCATCGGAGGCTGACTCTGGGGGCCACCATCTCTGCCAAGAGGGGGAGCCCTAGAGCAAACAGGAGCGCTGGCTTGACCCAACCGGTCTGGCCTTCAGGCAAGGAAAGCTCCCTCCCCCGCTCCAAACCCCACTGGGTCAGGGGTCTGCCTGCTAGCCACCTCCGGCCAGCCCAGGCAGGAAGCTGGAAATGACGCAGCCCAAATTCCTCTTGTTGAAATGGTGGGGTTTCCTGTCAGCAGGGAGCCGCCCAGGCCAGGATCATAAATGGGCCGCTCTAAGGCCTCCACCCCAAGACCATGGTCCTCCCGGAGGAGCCAGGCCTGGACGGGCTGGCCAGCCATCCAGCACCAGAGCTGACACGGTAACCCTTAAAGGCGGCAGGGACCAGGATCTGGGCAAAGGGGTCCAGCTCTCCACTCTCCCAGCCTGGCGGAGGGTCTTCCCTCCTACAGTGACCTGAACCAGGTGGGCAGGGGAATCCTGCCCTGGTCTGGGGCACAACGGTGCCAGCTCGGTTCTGGGTGACATAAATGGGTCACTCTGCTCCCTACTTCCTCTGCCCAAGGGGTCTGGGCCTCCCACAGCAGGTGCCCCCATGCCCCACCTAGGCCAGTTCCGAAGCTGAAAGGCCAGGAAGGGGTTCTGAAAGTCAAATGGCTACTGCAATTTGAGATTAAGGGACCCGTGCCCTCTAAAAGGCT
It encodes the following:
- the GIT1 gene encoding ARF GTPase-activating protein GIT1 isoform X2; this encodes MSRKGPRAEVCADCSAPDPGWASISRGVLVCDECCSVHRSLGRHISIVKHLRHSAWPPTLLQMVHTLASNGANSIWEHSLLDPAQVQSGRRKANPQDKVHPIKSEFIRAKYQMLAFVHKLPCRDDDGVTAKDLSKQLHSSVRTGNLETCLRLLSLGAQANFFHPEKGTTPLHVAAKAGQTLQAELLVVYGADPGSPDVNGRTPIDYARQAGHHELAERLVECQYELTDRLAFYLCGRKPDHKNGHYIIPQMADRSRQKCMSQSLDLSELAKAAKKKLQALSNRLFEELAMDVYDEVDRRENDAVWLATQNHSTLVTERSAVPFLPVNPEYSATRNQGRQKLARFNAREFATLIIDILSEAKRRQQGKSLGSPTDNLELSTRGQSDLDDQHDYDSVASDEDTDQEPLRSAGATRNNRARSMDSSDLSDGAVTLQEYLELKKALAASEAKVQQLMKVNSSLSDELRRLQREIHKLQAENLQIRQPPGPMPTPPLPSERAEHAPVGPGGSTHRRDRQAFSMYEPGSALKPFGVPPGDELTTRLQPFHSTELEDDAIYSVHVPAGLYREGSRHTSKLSRHGSGADSDYENTQSGDPLLGLEGKRFLELGKEEDFHPELESLDGDLDPGLPSTEDVILKTEQVTKNIQELLRAAQEFKHDSFVPCSEKIHLAVTEMASLFPKRPALEPVRSSLRLLNASAYRLQSECRKTVPPEPGAPVDFQLLTQQVIQCAYDIAKAAKQLVTITTREKKQ
- the GIT1 gene encoding ARF GTPase-activating protein GIT1 isoform X3, whose amino-acid sequence is MSRKGPRAEVCADCSAPDPGWASISRGVLVCDECCSVHRSLGRHISIVKHLRHSAWPPTLLQMVHTLASNGANSIWEHSLLDPAQVQSGRRKANPQDKVHPIKSEFIRAKYQMLAFVHKLPCRDDDGVTAKDLSKQLHSSVRTGNLETCLRLLSLGAQANFFHPEKGTTPLHVAAKAGQTLQAELLVVYGADPGSPDVNGRTPIDYARQAGHHELAERLVECQYELTDRLAFYLCGRKPDHKNGHYIIPQMADRSRQKCMSQSLDLSELAKAAKKKLQALSNRLFEELAMDVYDEVDRRENDAVWLATQNHSTLVTERSAVPFLPVNPEYSATRNQGRQKLARFNAREFATLIIDILSEAKRRQQGKSLGSPTDNLELSTRGQSDLDDQHDYDSVASDEDTDQEPLRSAGATRNNRARSMDSSDLSDGAVTLQEYLELKKALAASEAKVQQLMKVNSSLSDELRRLQREIHKLQAENLQIRQPPGPMPTPPLPSERAEHAPVGPGGSTHRRDRQAFSMYEPGSALKPFGVPPGDELTTRLQPFHSTELEDDAIYSVHVPAGLYRIRKGVSASAVPFTPSSPLLSCSQEGSRHTSKLSRHGSGADSDYENTQSGDPLLGLEGKRFLELGKEEDFHPELESLDGDLDPGLPSTEDVILKTEQVTKNIQELLRAAQEFKHDSFVPCSEKIHLAVTEMASLFPKRPALEPVRSSLRLLNASAYRLQSECRKTVPPEPGAPVDFQLLTQQVIQCAYDIAKAAKQLVTITTREKKQ
- the GIT1 gene encoding ARF GTPase-activating protein GIT1 isoform X1 gives rise to the protein MSRKGPRAEVCADCSAPDPGWASISRGVLVCDECCSVHRSLGRHISIVKHLRHSAWPPTLLQMVHTLASNGANSIWEHSLLDPAQVQSGRRKANPQDKVHPIKSEFIRAKYQMLAFVHKLPCRDDDGVTAKDLSKQLHSSVRTGNLETCLRLLSLGAQANFFHPEKGTTPLHVAAKAGQTLQAELLVVYGADPGSPDVNGRTPIDYARQAGHHELAERLVECQYELTDRLAFYLCGRKPDHKNGHYIIPQMADSLDLSELAKAAKKKLQALSNRLFEELAMDVYDEVDRRENDAVWLATQNHSTLVTERSAVPFLPVNPEYSATRNQGRQKLARFNAREFATLIIDILSEAKRRQQGKSLGSPTDNLELSTRGQSDLDDQHDYDSVASDEDTDQEPLRSAGATRNNRARSMDSSDLSDGAVTLQEYLELKKALAASEAKVQQLMKVNSSLSDELRRLQREIHKLQAENLQIRQPPGPMPTPPLPSERAEHAPVGPGGSTHRRDRQAFSMYEPGSALKPFGVPPGDELTTRLQPFHSTELEDDAIYSVHVPAGLYRIRKGVSASAVPFTPSSPLLSCSQEGSRHTSKLSRHGSGADSDYENTQSGDPLLGLEGKRFLELGKEEDFHPELESLDGDLDPGLPSTEDVILKTEQVTKNIQELLRAAQEFKHDSFVPCSEKIHLAVTEMASLFPKRPALEPVRSSLRLLNASAYRLQSECRKTVPPEPGAPVDFQLLTQQVIQCAYDIAKAAKQLVTITTREKKQ